One window of Ailuropoda melanoleuca isolate Jingjing chromosome 3, ASM200744v2, whole genome shotgun sequence genomic DNA carries:
- the LOC105237828 gene encoding rhomboid domain-containing protein 3-like, which produces MPDHPTPTPTLPGAVSCLLHPSAATEQRVAGRDWPQPYPGPRAAAGPLAGSLAADPRPGLHGRTWPAPEPAAPTHTGLLGTLQFLHASALLPLGCWANRCAADGLKVSSAAGGYASMPVYLVMLAERGYHPKPPPGVLSLWLLLQLPLASSPLCSSKPPFLQLFCGLLAGLA; this is translated from the coding sequence ATGCcagaccaccccacccccacccctactctcCCCGGTGCTGTCTCTTGCCTCCTCCATCCCTCCGCTGCCACTGAGCAGCGTGTGGCTGGTAGGGACTGGCCCCAGCCTTATCCTGGCCCCAGAGCTGCTGCTGGACCCTTGGCAGGCTCACTGGCTGCCGACCCACGCCCGGGGCTACATGGCCGGACCTGGCCTGCTCCTGAGCCTGCCGCTCCTACCCACACGGGGCTGCTGGGCACACTGCAGTTCCTGCatgcctctgccctgctccccctTGGCTGCTGGGCTAATAGGTGTGCTGCTGACGGCCTCAAGGTGTCCAGTGCAGCTGGTGGCTACGCCTCCATGCCTGTCTACCTGGTCATGCTGGCAGAGCGAGGTTACCACCCTAAACCTCCCCCGGGGGTGCTATCACTGTGGCTGCTGCTACAGCTGCCCCTCGCCTCGTCACCCCTGTGCAGCTCCAAGCCACCCTTCCTGCAGCTATTCTGCGGCCTACTTGCTGGCCTGGCCTAA